In the genome of Actinomycetota bacterium, one region contains:
- a CDS encoding cytochrome c oxidase subunit 3: MSGVGTTAHGPVVEIRPGRSTAWWGMISLIVTEGVLFGLLLFVYFYFWAGLGDWPPPGVPVPELVGSGIRSALLLGSTAPVILAERSLMERGDTAKCAMWLVVALAMAAMFLIGHIQEQLLLFAELSPTETAYGSAVVTILNFHAVHLIIGMIALTFVLTHVLRRRITAERHTMLEIGGMYWHFVDVIWVFVYGALYLSPRVLSG, encoded by the coding sequence ATGAGCGGCGTCGGGACCACCGCACACGGGCCGGTCGTCGAGATCCGCCCTGGCCGGTCGACCGCCTGGTGGGGGATGATCAGCCTGATCGTGACCGAGGGTGTGCTGTTCGGCCTGCTCCTGTTCGTCTACTTCTACTTCTGGGCCGGACTGGGCGACTGGCCCCCGCCCGGCGTGCCGGTGCCGGAGCTGGTCGGGTCGGGGATCCGTTCGGCCCTCCTGCTCGGCAGCACGGCACCGGTGATCCTGGCCGAGCGCAGCCTCATGGAACGCGGAGACACCGCCAAGTGCGCCATGTGGCTCGTCGTCGCCCTCGCGATGGCCGCGATGTTCCTGATCGGCCACATCCAGGAACAACTCCTTCTGTTCGCGGAGCTCTCCCCGACCGAGACCGCGTACGGCTCCGCGGTGGTGACGATCCTGAACTTCCACGCGGTCCACCTGATCATCGGCATGATCGCCTTGACGTTCGTGCTGACCCACGTGCTCCGCCGCCGGATCACCGCGGAGCGCCACACGATGCTGGAGATCGGCGGGATGTACTGGCACTTCGTGGACGTGATCTGGGTGTTCGTGTACGGGGCGCTGTACCTCTCGCCACGCGTGCTGTCCGGCTGA
- the ctaD gene encoding cytochrome c oxidase subunit I: MDRQLPDDQARQRDAADHHARTRRAARAARLPGEPPVTTTLPRSAVAERLDEIWSDQPGIVGFLTTVDHKRIGIRYFVTALTFFVIGGIQALLMRTQLAVPENTFIGPQLYNQLMTMHGVTMIFLFNTTIWGGFGNYFLPLQIGTRDMAFPRLNAMSYWFFLLSGIFLYTSLFIGLMPDGGWFAYPPLTENEFLPNLTMDYWAIGLAFLGVSTTVGGINFIVTTFKMRAPGMSASRLPIFVWSILVMSFMIVFALPAITLAQVLLELDRAFGFRFFDATAGGDPVLYQHLFWLWGHPEVYIVFVPATGVVSMIVASLSRTPLAGYLLVAAALVALGFLSFGVWAHHMFTVGLGFMALSFFSAASFMVSIPSGVQFFAWIATLWKGKPIFNTAMLFVIGALFVFLAGGITGVMVAMIPFDFQAQDSYFVVAHFHYTLVGGSVFPVFGGLYYWLPKITGRLMNERLGKWSFWLVFIGFNVTFLPLHLLGLWGMPRRYYTYLSGLGWDGINLAATIGAYVLAVGFGVSFVNFLWSRKRGPLAGANPWGAGELEWSTPSPVPEYNFLEFPRITSRYPLWEQPLEAVSDEEEGPPPERPVLLPGEEEEEHYTLATGGVDAVPEQVMPMPSPSPWPLGVAVGTMIFCFGVLTRGFWIGLLGVGVIAVSLFLWYWPEWIEEEVELEGTEVEEALR; encoded by the coding sequence ATGGATCGTCAACTCCCAGACGATCAAGCCCGGCAACGAGATGCCGCCGATCACCACGCTCGAACCCGACGAGCTGCACGCGCTGCTCGACTACCTGGAGAACCTCCAGTGACCACGACGCTGCCCCGGTCGGCCGTGGCGGAACGTCTCGACGAGATCTGGTCCGACCAGCCGGGGATCGTGGGGTTCCTGACCACCGTCGATCACAAGCGGATCGGGATCCGCTACTTCGTCACGGCCCTGACCTTCTTCGTGATCGGCGGGATCCAGGCGCTGCTGATGCGCACGCAGCTGGCGGTGCCCGAGAACACGTTCATCGGTCCTCAGCTGTACAACCAGCTGATGACGATGCACGGCGTGACGATGATCTTCCTGTTCAACACCACGATCTGGGGTGGGTTCGGCAACTACTTCCTCCCGCTCCAGATCGGGACCCGCGACATGGCGTTCCCGCGCCTGAACGCGATGTCGTACTGGTTCTTCCTGCTGTCCGGGATCTTCCTGTACACCAGCCTGTTCATCGGGTTGATGCCCGACGGCGGCTGGTTCGCCTACCCGCCGCTGACCGAGAACGAGTTCCTGCCGAACCTCACGATGGACTACTGGGCCATCGGGCTCGCCTTCCTCGGGGTGTCGACCACCGTCGGTGGCATCAACTTCATCGTCACCACGTTCAAGATGCGCGCCCCCGGGATGAGCGCGAGCCGGCTGCCGATCTTCGTGTGGTCGATCCTGGTGATGTCGTTCATGATCGTGTTCGCCCTGCCGGCGATCACGCTCGCGCAGGTGCTGCTCGAGCTCGATCGTGCCTTCGGCTTCCGCTTCTTCGACGCGACCGCGGGCGGCGACCCGGTGCTCTACCAGCACCTGTTCTGGCTGTGGGGCCACCCGGAGGTCTACATCGTGTTCGTGCCCGCCACCGGTGTGGTGTCCATGATCGTGGCATCCCTGTCGCGGACACCCCTGGCGGGCTACCTGCTGGTGGCTGCCGCCCTGGTGGCGCTCGGCTTCCTGAGCTTCGGGGTATGGGCACACCACATGTTCACGGTCGGGCTGGGCTTCATGGCGCTGAGCTTCTTCTCGGCTGCGAGCTTCATGGTCAGCATCCCCAGCGGGGTGCAGTTCTTCGCCTGGATCGCGACCCTGTGGAAGGGCAAACCGATCTTCAACACGGCGATGCTGTTCGTCATCGGGGCCTTGTTCGTCTTCCTGGCGGGCGGGATCACCGGCGTGATGGTCGCCATGATCCCCTTCGACTTCCAGGCCCAGGACAGCTACTTCGTCGTGGCCCACTTCCACTACACGCTCGTCGGGGGCTCGGTGTTCCCGGTCTTCGGCGGCCTGTACTACTGGCTGCCGAAGATCACCGGGCGGTTGATGAACGAACGGCTCGGCAAGTGGAGCTTCTGGTTGGTCTTCATCGGTTTCAACGTGACCTTCCTCCCGCTGCACCTGCTCGGCCTGTGGGGCATGCCCCGGCGTTACTACACCTACCTGTCCGGACTCGGCTGGGACGGCATCAACCTGGCTGCGACCATCGGGGCGTACGTGCTGGCGGTGGGCTTCGGGGTGTCGTTCGTCAACTTCCTGTGGAGCCGCAAGCGTGGCCCTCTGGCCGGGGCGAACCCGTGGGGGGCCGGCGAGCTGGAGTGGTCCACCCCGTCGCCGGTGCCCGAGTACAACTTCCTGGAGTTCCCCCGGATCACCAGCCGGTACCCGCTGTGGGAACAGCCGCTCGAGGCGGTCAGCGACGAGGAGGAGGGCCCGCCACCCGAACGTCCGGTGCTCCTACCAGGCGAGGAAGAGGAGGAGCACTACACGCTGGCCACCGGCGGGGTGGACGCCGTGCCTGAGCAGGTCATGCCGATGCCGAGCCCGTCACCGTGGCCCCTCGGGGTCGCGGTGGGGACCATGATCTTCTGCTTCGGGGTGCTGACCCGCGGCTTCTGGATCGGGTTGCTCGGGGTGGGCGTGATCGCTGTGTCGCTGTTCCTTTGGTACTGGCCGGAGTGGATCGAGGAGGAGGTCGAGCTGGAGGGCACCGAGGTCGAGGAGGCCCTGCGATGA
- a CDS encoding DUF4191 domain-containing protein, with the protein MDRLRQIWLVIQTTREADPRAVPLIAAVGVGVFAIVFAIGLLTANAIVGAAVGVTLGLLAAVVVLGRRATSVQLGSIEGRPGAALAVIQTMRGPWRVTAAVAVTRKQDLVHRVVGRPGVVLVGEGARPRVQSMLKKEHRRMQRVVGDTPVHEVIIGDGEDEVGLGELRMHLMRLPRRIKKQDIGSLDTKLRALSDSELPMPKGYIPRGRPR; encoded by the coding sequence ATGGACCGACTGCGGCAGATATGGCTGGTGATCCAGACCACCCGCGAGGCCGACCCGCGGGCGGTCCCGCTGATCGCCGCCGTGGGCGTGGGCGTCTTCGCGATCGTGTTCGCGATCGGGCTGCTGACCGCCAACGCGATCGTGGGGGCCGCGGTCGGGGTCACGCTGGGGCTGCTGGCGGCGGTTGTGGTCCTCGGTCGGCGGGCCACCTCCGTCCAGCTCGGATCGATCGAAGGTCGACCCGGTGCTGCGCTGGCGGTGATCCAGACGATGCGCGGGCCGTGGCGGGTCACAGCCGCCGTGGCCGTCACTCGCAAGCAGGATCTCGTCCACCGCGTCGTGGGACGGCCTGGCGTGGTGCTCGTCGGAGAGGGGGCACGTCCGCGCGTGCAGTCGATGTTGAAGAAGGAACACCGACGCATGCAGCGCGTGGTCGGCGACACACCGGTCCACGAGGTGATCATCGGGGACGGCGAGGACGAGGTCGGCCTGGGGGAACTGCGGATGCACCTGATGCGTCTGCCGCGCCGGATCAAGAAGCAGGACATAGGGTCGCTCGACACGAAGCTACGGGCGCTTTCAGACAGCGAACTGCCGATGCCCAAGGGGTACATCCCCCGCGGTCGCCCCCGCTGA
- a CDS encoding DUF4383 domain-containing protein, producing the protein MARGFAYVAGFVYVVLGVVGFAVTGFEHWVEADTDTYIAWFRLNSTLNLVHAALGTVLLWAGTEPPGAVRPVVTTVGLVFLVFGVAGFALTGNAEWNVLALNRADGVLYLATGVAALAAARDARTAPAT; encoded by the coding sequence GTGGCCCGAGGGTTTGCCTACGTCGCCGGGTTCGTCTACGTGGTACTCGGCGTGGTCGGGTTCGCCGTCACCGGGTTCGAGCACTGGGTCGAGGCCGACACCGACACCTACATCGCGTGGTTCCGGCTCAACTCGACCCTCAACCTGGTTCACGCGGCGCTGGGGACCGTGCTGCTGTGGGCCGGCACCGAGCCACCGGGGGCCGTGCGCCCGGTCGTCACCACCGTGGGGCTGGTGTTCCTCGTGTTCGGGGTCGCCGGGTTCGCACTGACGGGGAATGCGGAGTGGAACGTGCTCGCGCTGAACCGGGCGGACGGGGTCCTGTACCTCGCGACGGGTGTGGCCGCGTTGGCAGCTGCCCGAGACGCGCGCACGGCACCGGCGACGTAG
- a CDS encoding Rieske 2Fe-2S domain-containing protein: protein MSAESKDGRDQRVATVAATIAFVVGIGGGIAFAIVYSVGAETGWYTQALGGSLAVATAAIGIGSVIWAHKLMPHGPEEEERPFPGGNPDERAKMLATYDDSLEEIGRRRLLGRLLFAAVGVTGLASLFPIRSLGPSPFPERARTAWNRGVRLVTEEGHPVPVDELDVNGILTVFPEGHIHDADAQTVLLRVPSDIFEPLDGREDWSVDGYVAYSKVCTHNGCPVGLYQVETQQLFCPCHQSAFDVLQGAKPTFGPATRPLPQLPLAVDGQGYLIARGDYDVPVGPGFWTWPSAARQETG from the coding sequence GTGAGCGCCGAATCGAAGGACGGACGCGACCAGCGCGTGGCGACGGTCGCCGCGACCATCGCCTTCGTGGTCGGCATCGGCGGCGGGATCGCGTTCGCGATCGTGTACTCCGTCGGTGCGGAGACCGGGTGGTACACCCAGGCGCTCGGCGGGTCACTGGCGGTCGCGACCGCCGCGATCGGGATCGGATCGGTGATCTGGGCGCACAAGCTGATGCCGCACGGCCCCGAGGAGGAGGAGCGCCCGTTCCCCGGGGGCAACCCCGACGAGCGGGCGAAAATGCTCGCAACGTACGACGACAGCCTCGAGGAGATCGGTCGCCGCCGGCTCCTGGGGCGGCTGCTGTTCGCCGCCGTCGGCGTGACCGGACTGGCGTCACTGTTCCCGATCCGCTCGCTGGGCCCCTCCCCGTTCCCCGAGCGCGCTCGCACTGCCTGGAACCGCGGAGTGCGGCTCGTGACCGAGGAAGGCCACCCGGTCCCGGTCGATGAGCTCGACGTCAACGGCATCCTGACCGTCTTCCCGGAGGGCCACATCCACGACGCGGACGCCCAGACGGTCCTGCTCCGGGTTCCTTCCGACATCTTCGAGCCGCTCGACGGGCGCGAGGACTGGTCGGTCGACGGGTACGTGGCCTACTCCAAGGTCTGCACCCACAACGGCTGTCCCGTGGGCCTGTACCAGGTCGAGACCCAGCAGCTGTTCTGTCCGTGCCATCAGAGCGCCTTCGACGTCCTGCAGGGGGCTAAGCCGACGTTCGGTCCCGCGACCCGCCCGCTCCCCCAGCTCCCCCTCGCTGTCGACGGTCAGGGCTACCTGATCGCACGCGGCGACTACGACGTGCCGGTGGGGCCCGGCTTTTGGACCTGGCCGTCGGCTGCGCGCCAGGAGACAGGGTGA
- a CDS encoding cytochrome c oxidase assembly protein — translation MGRIVAHAGQPLSPERFAAAWSFEPLIVAVLVAGVAVYGAGLRRVRSTEAGRRALPPWRTRCFAAAVTLAAVALLSPLEALAHELFGAHMLQHVLLTLVVPPLLVLARPVLVGSMGLPLRARRTLSVARVRLPQPGTRPVGFAVAAVVVHVTTLWVWHVPALYEAALDHAIVHVVEHTTLIAGALPLWWVAAEPRGRYANAVGVAALFAGVFLSGVLVRLVTFAGEAWYPHHIVGALRWGLTPLEDQQLAGGLMLFPGGLAYLIGGVLLFLRWLRADERAALLHGRI, via the coding sequence ATGGGCCGCATCGTCGCCCACGCTGGTCAGCCGCTCAGCCCCGAACGCTTTGCGGCGGCGTGGAGCTTCGAACCGCTGATCGTGGCGGTGCTCGTCGCTGGGGTGGCGGTCTACGGCGCCGGGCTGCGGCGAGTGCGCTCCACGGAGGCCGGCCGACGTGCGCTCCCGCCGTGGCGCACGCGGTGCTTCGCCGCCGCGGTGACGCTCGCCGCGGTGGCGCTGCTGTCGCCCCTCGAGGCGCTCGCGCACGAGCTGTTCGGGGCGCACATGCTGCAGCACGTGCTGCTGACACTGGTGGTGCCACCGCTGCTGGTGCTCGCCCGTCCGGTGCTGGTCGGGTCCATGGGGCTGCCGCTGCGCGCCCGCCGGACCCTGTCCGTGGCGCGGGTACGCCTGCCGCAGCCGGGGACCCGCCCGGTCGGCTTCGCGGTTGCGGCCGTGGTCGTGCACGTCACGACCCTGTGGGTGTGGCACGTACCGGCGCTGTACGAGGCGGCGCTCGATCACGCGATCGTCCACGTGGTGGAGCACACCACGCTGATCGCCGGGGCGCTGCCGTTGTGGTGGGTCGCGGCCGAGCCGCGCGGTCGGTACGCGAACGCGGTTGGGGTCGCGGCTCTGTTCGCCGGCGTGTTCCTGTCAGGCGTCCTGGTCCGGCTGGTCACGTTCGCCGGTGAGGCGTGGTACCCGCACCACATCGTGGGGGCACTGCGGTGGGGCCTGACACCGTTGGAGGACCAGCAGCTCGCCGGGGGCCTGATGCTCTTCCCCGGTGGACTCGCGTACCTGATCGGCGGGGTGCTGCTGTTCCTACGCTGGTTACGCGCTGACGAGCGTGCCGCGCTGCTGCACGGCCGGATCTGA
- a CDS encoding ubiquinol-cytochrome c reductase cytochrome b subunit: MIERLARWVDRRVGGSEFAEKKLTKIFPESWTFLFGEVALYCFVILVMTGTFLAVFYESSLVDTTYEGSYAPLRGVEMTAAYHSVIQLSFDVRAGLFFRQMHHWAALVFVAAIVVHLSRVFFTGAFRRPRELNWAIGVTLLLISLIEGFAGYSLLDDLLSGTGLRIAHAVMESIPLIGTWTTSLIFGGPFPGEYIMSRLFTGHVFLLPALLAGLIGVHLALVFRQTHTQFPGPGRTQRNVVGARLWPTYTAMSFGMFALTTAVLAALGGLVQINPVWYYGPYEPFIVSTGAQPDWYMGWLEGALRIFPAWEFTGWGFMLANPFFPAVLLPTLTFVVLYFYPALERTLTRDWGYHHILDRPRDRPIRTAFGAAGLSFYVVLHIAGAQDIIATQLNVSIVSTMYTLRAAALVVPILVALITYRWCRDLAGSSQRPARAGAEAEAAQPAPRPAPAYGHGASPAEEE; the protein is encoded by the coding sequence GTGATCGAGCGCCTCGCCCGGTGGGTCGACCGCCGCGTCGGCGGGTCGGAGTTCGCCGAGAAGAAGCTGACCAAGATCTTCCCGGAGAGCTGGACGTTCCTGTTCGGTGAGGTGGCGCTGTACTGCTTCGTGATCCTGGTCATGACCGGGACGTTCCTCGCGGTGTTCTACGAGTCGTCCCTGGTCGACACCACCTACGAGGGCAGCTACGCCCCGCTGCGTGGCGTCGAGATGACGGCCGCGTACCACTCGGTGATCCAGCTCAGCTTCGACGTGCGGGCCGGCCTGTTCTTCCGCCAGATGCACCACTGGGCGGCCCTGGTGTTCGTCGCGGCGATCGTCGTGCACCTGTCGCGGGTGTTCTTCACCGGGGCGTTCCGCCGTCCCCGCGAGCTGAACTGGGCGATCGGCGTGACGCTCCTGCTGATCTCGCTGATCGAGGGCTTCGCCGGCTACTCGCTGTTGGACGATCTGCTGTCGGGGACGGGCCTGCGGATCGCTCATGCGGTGATGGAGTCGATCCCCCTGATCGGGACCTGGACCACGTCGCTGATCTTCGGCGGCCCGTTCCCGGGCGAGTACATCATGTCGCGGTTGTTCACCGGCCACGTGTTCCTGCTTCCCGCGTTGCTCGCCGGGCTGATCGGCGTGCACCTCGCGCTGGTCTTCCGCCAGACCCACACGCAGTTCCCGGGCCCGGGCCGTACCCAGCGCAACGTGGTGGGGGCGCGGCTGTGGCCGACGTACACCGCGATGTCGTTCGGGATGTTCGCGCTGACCACCGCGGTGCTGGCGGCGCTCGGCGGCCTGGTCCAGATCAACCCGGTGTGGTACTACGGCCCGTACGAACCGTTCATCGTGAGCACCGGCGCGCAGCCCGACTGGTACATGGGCTGGCTCGAGGGTGCGCTGCGGATCTTCCCGGCGTGGGAGTTCACCGGCTGGGGGTTCATGCTCGCCAACCCGTTCTTCCCCGCGGTGCTCCTACCGACCCTGACGTTCGTCGTCCTGTACTTCTACCCCGCCCTGGAGCGCACCCTCACACGGGACTGGGGCTACCACCACATCCTTGACCGGCCGCGCGACCGCCCGATCCGCACCGCGTTCGGCGCCGCAGGCCTGTCGTTCTACGTGGTCCTCCACATCGCTGGTGCTCAGGACATCATCGCCACCCAGTTGAACGTCAGCATCGTGTCGACGATGTACACCCTGCGGGCCGCCGCGCTGGTGGTCCCGATCCTGGTGGCGTTGATCACCTACCGGTGGTGCCGTGACCTGGCGGGATCATCGCAGCGGCCGGCACGGGCTGGGGCCGAGGCCGAGGCCGCACAGCCTGCGCCCCGCCCGGCTCCGGCCTACGGCCATGGCGCGTCGCCGGCGGAAGAGGAGTAG
- a CDS encoding threonine/serine dehydratase, whose amino-acid sequence MIDLDDVRAAGRRLADVVHRTPLVTARSLDERSGARVVCKAENLQRAGSFKLRGAYNAMASLGEAERARGVVAYSSGNHAQAVALAARLLDTTATIVMPADAPPAKRAATIAYGGMIVTYDRGREDREDIAHQLADERGSTIIPPYDDPRVMAGQGTAALELIEDAGAFDALVVPVGGGGLIAGCATAARGTLADVEIVGVEPADGDDTARSFAAGQRVSIPTPRTVADGLRATTPGELTFAVNRERVDRIVTVSDAAILAALTFVLNRLKLLVEPSGVVALAAVLSDAAGVRDRRVGVILSGGNVGSDDLSQLLRRWE is encoded by the coding sequence GTGATCGATCTCGACGACGTCCGCGCCGCGGGGCGCCGGCTCGCGGACGTCGTCCACCGCACTCCGCTGGTCACCGCACGGTCCCTCGACGAACGCAGCGGCGCGCGTGTGGTCTGCAAGGCGGAGAACCTGCAGCGGGCGGGGTCGTTCAAGCTGCGGGGCGCCTACAACGCGATGGCGTCGCTGGGTGAGGCGGAACGCGCACGGGGCGTTGTGGCCTACTCCTCGGGGAACCACGCTCAGGCGGTGGCGCTGGCGGCACGCCTGCTGGACACCACCGCGACCATCGTCATGCCGGCCGACGCGCCACCCGCCAAGCGCGCCGCCACGATCGCCTACGGCGGGATGATCGTGACCTACGACCGCGGTCGCGAGGATCGCGAGGACATCGCCCACCAGCTCGCCGATGAGCGCGGTTCGACGATCATCCCCCCCTACGACGATCCGCGGGTCATGGCAGGTCAGGGCACCGCCGCGCTCGAACTGATCGAGGACGCGGGAGCGTTCGACGCGCTGGTCGTCCCCGTCGGCGGCGGCGGACTGATCGCCGGGTGCGCCACCGCCGCCCGGGGGACGCTCGCCGACGTGGAGATCGTGGGGGTGGAGCCCGCGGATGGTGACGACACCGCCCGTTCGTTCGCCGCCGGCCAGCGGGTGTCGATCCCGACTCCACGGACGGTGGCGGACGGGCTGCGGGCCACCACCCCCGGTGAGCTGACCTTCGCCGTCAACCGCGAACGGGTGGACCGGATCGTCACGGTGTCTGACGCGGCGATCCTGGCCGCGTTGACGTTCGTCTTGAACCGGTTGAAGCTCCTCGTCGAACCCAGCGGTGTGGTGGCGCTCGCCGCGGTGCTCAGCGACGCGGCCGGTGTCCGCGACCGACGGGTCGGCGTGATCCTGTCCGGCGGGAACGTCGGAAGCGACGACCTCAGCCAGCTGTTACGCCGGTGGGAGTGA
- a CDS encoding cytochrome c, protein MAPRSWWLACSLAVAAVVAACDVVPGRAPEAGTETQVELGRELIQRYGCGSCHTIPGIRGANGLVAPPLTNFSQRAYVAGALPNTPENVARWVQDPPSIEPGTAMPVLGVTEEEAGNIAAYLHSIK, encoded by the coding sequence ATGGCACCCAGAAGCTGGTGGCTGGCTTGCAGCCTGGCGGTGGCTGCGGTGGTGGCGGCATGTGACGTGGTCCCCGGCCGCGCCCCCGAAGCGGGCACCGAGACCCAGGTGGAGCTCGGCCGGGAACTGATCCAGCGGTACGGCTGTGGCAGCTGCCACACCATCCCCGGGATCCGCGGGGCCAACGGGCTGGTCGCTCCGCCGCTGACGAACTTCAGCCAGCGGGCGTACGTGGCCGGGGCCCTGCCCAACACGCCGGAGAACGTCGCACGCTGGGTTCAGGACCCGCCCAGCATCGAACCGGGGACCGCCATGCCGGTCCTGGGCGTCACCGAGGAAGAGGCGGGCAACATCGCCGCCTACCTGCACAGCATCAAGTAG
- a CDS encoding Rho termination factor N-terminal domain-containing protein yields the protein MANDEGGRYRELRDRGLSPRAAAIVTGTNPGPDYTKEELYEMARAADIPGRSRMNKSQLVDALRRAGELP from the coding sequence ATGGCGAACGACGAGGGCGGCCGCTACCGCGAGCTGCGGGACCGCGGCCTGTCCCCACGTGCGGCGGCGATCGTCACAGGGACGAACCCTGGTCCCGACTACACCAAGGAGGAGCTGTACGAGATGGCCCGGGCGGCCGACATCCCCGGCCGGTCCCGGATGAACAAGTCACAGCTCGTCGACGCGCTGCGGCGAGCGGGTGAACTGCCCTAG
- a CDS encoding c-type cytochrome, which produces MAAVSAAAFALLAVVVAGRGPDASAQVQPQPQKPRPEAPSAEHLFQRDCAYCHGPQGEGTSRGPSLEESGTAAVHFYLTTGYMPISEPDEPTRRREPAYAEEEIDALVRYTARFTRGPSIPRVEVDPEDVAHGGELYRLHCAACHQFAGTGGALIGVEQSPPLFRATPVEVVEALRIGPGPMPAFSEEQISEEDANAIASFVALELQQPTDAGGISLGHFGPYSEGAIAWLFGLGALLVAAAWIGRRT; this is translated from the coding sequence GTGGCGGCTGTGTCGGCCGCTGCGTTCGCTCTGCTCGCCGTCGTCGTCGCCGGACGGGGGCCCGACGCGTCAGCGCAGGTCCAGCCCCAGCCACAGAAGCCTCGTCCCGAGGCGCCCTCCGCGGAGCATCTGTTCCAGCGCGACTGCGCGTACTGCCACGGTCCGCAAGGCGAGGGCACGAGCCGCGGTCCGTCGCTGGAGGAGTCGGGGACCGCGGCGGTGCACTTCTACCTGACCACCGGGTACATGCCGATCAGCGAACCCGACGAGCCGACCCGCCGACGCGAACCCGCCTACGCCGAGGAGGAGATCGACGCGCTGGTGCGCTACACGGCTCGTTTCACGCGCGGGCCGTCGATCCCCCGGGTGGAGGTCGACCCGGAAGACGTCGCTCACGGCGGCGAGCTGTACCGGCTCCACTGCGCGGCGTGTCACCAGTTCGCGGGCACCGGCGGAGCGCTGATAGGGGTGGAACAGTCTCCGCCGCTGTTCCGAGCCACGCCCGTGGAGGTCGTCGAGGCGCTCCGGATCGGTCCGGGGCCCATGCCGGCCTTCTCCGAGGAGCAGATCAGCGAGGAGGACGCCAACGCGATCGCGTCCTTCGTGGCACTGGAGCTACAGCAGCCCACCGACGCGGGCGGCATCTCGCTCGGCCACTTCGGGCCGTACAGCGAGGGCGCCATCGCGTGGTTGTTCGGGCTGGGAGCGCTGTTGGTCGCGGCTGCGTGGATCGGGAGGCGAACGTGA
- the coxB gene encoding cytochrome c oxidase subunit II, which yields MPVDVTPEGLGYSRRMIGWARSGVGRARRWPSRAAAVAAGLLVVFAGGCTWQAGALQPKGPGAQRQYEVFLISFWTGLAVYVIVGGLMLIAMFRRRRADEDEARFPANRFVFIGGLLVPTVILMGMMGATFVYLAQEPHSGELDVTVIGHQYWWEVHYPEHDVVTANEIYIPTGTDVEFRFETVDVIHAFWVPELHGKSDMVPGRSTRLVIHADEPGRYRGQCAEYCGLQHANMAFEVVAVSPEEFDNWAEAQARPAVVDDPRGEELFIRHACAGCHAIRGTDADGQIGPDLTHLASRAMLGAGTVPNDRGHLSGWIVNSQTIKPGNEMPPITTLEPDELHALLDYLENLQ from the coding sequence TTGCCTGTCGACGTGACCCCCGAGGGCCTCGGCTACAGTCGCCGCATGATCGGTTGGGCTCGGTCGGGGGTGGGACGCGCGCGGCGGTGGCCCTCCCGTGCCGCTGCGGTGGCCGCCGGCCTGCTGGTCGTGTTCGCCGGCGGGTGTACCTGGCAGGCGGGCGCGCTACAGCCCAAGGGCCCGGGCGCTCAGCGCCAGTACGAGGTGTTCCTGATCTCCTTCTGGACCGGGCTGGCCGTGTACGTCATCGTCGGCGGCCTGATGCTGATCGCCATGTTCCGCCGTCGCCGCGCCGACGAGGACGAGGCGCGCTTCCCGGCCAACCGCTTCGTGTTCATCGGCGGACTGCTCGTGCCCACCGTGATCCTGATGGGCATGATGGGAGCCACGTTCGTGTATCTGGCGCAGGAACCCCACAGCGGTGAGCTCGACGTGACCGTGATCGGCCACCAGTACTGGTGGGAGGTGCACTACCCCGAGCACGACGTGGTCACCGCCAACGAGATATACATCCCGACCGGGACCGACGTCGAGTTCCGGTTCGAGACGGTCGACGTGATCCATGCGTTCTGGGTGCCGGAACTGCACGGCAAGTCCGACATGGTGCCCGGACGCAGTACCCGACTGGTGATCCATGCTGACGAGCCGGGCCGCTACCGCGGCCAGTGCGCCGAGTACTGCGGCCTGCAGCACGCCAACATGGCCTTCGAGGTGGTCGCCGTGTCCCCGGAGGAGTTCGATAACTGGGCCGAGGCGCAGGCTCGCCCGGCGGTTGTCGACGACCCCCGCGGCGAGGAGCTGTTCATCCGCCACGCGTGCGCCGGGTGCCATGCGATCCGCGGCACGGACGCCGACGGGCAGATCGGGCCCGACCTGACCCACCTGGCCAGCCGAGCCATGCTCGGAGCCGGGACCGTCCCCAACGACCGCGGCCACCTGTCCGGATGGATCGTCAACTCCCAGACGATCAAGCCCGGCAACGAGATGCCGCCGATCACCACGCTCGAACCCGACGAGCTGCACGCGCTGCTCGACTACCTGGAGAACCTCCAGTGA